The Drosophila innubila isolate TH190305 chromosome 3R unlocalized genomic scaffold, UK_Dinn_1.0 2_E_3R, whole genome shotgun sequence genome has a segment encoding these proteins:
- the LOC117789715 gene encoding probable ribosome biogenesis protein RLP24, which yields MRIETCYFCSSKIYPGHGVQFVRNDCKIFKFCRGKCHKAFKRKKNPRKVAWTKAHRKAAGKELAIDPSFEFEKRRNVPIKYSRETWQKAIEAIKKVTEIKERREKHFVMERLRKGRQVEIQMDVKDVQRNMSLIRSPAAGLRERRAKEEAEQSALMDEDLPEEEITYVDARELEKRLEEGLGVEDLEMLEA from the exons atgcGCATTGAAACATGCTATTTTTGCTCCAGCAAAATCTATCCGGGTCATGGAGTGCAGTTTGTGCGAAATGATTGTAAA ATCTTCAAGTTCTGTCGTGGAAAATGCCACAAGGCCTTTAAGCGCAAGAAGAACCCACGTAAGGTAGCATGGACGAAGGCACATCGCAAAGCGGCTGGCAAGGAACTGGCGATCGATCCCAGTTTTGAGTTTGAGAAACGCCGCAATGTGCCCATCAAATACAGTCGCGAGACTTGGCAGAAGGCCATTGAAGCGATCAAGAAGGTCACCGAGATCAAGGAGCGTCGCGAGAAGCACTTTGTCATGGAACGCCTCCGCAAGGGCCGACAGGTCGAGATCCAGATGGACGTTAAGGATGTGCAACGCAACATGTCGCTTATACGTTCCCCGGCCGCCGGCTTGAGAGAGCGTCGCGCCAAGGAGGAGGCCGAACAGAGTGCGCTTATGGACGAAGATCTGCCCGAAGAGGAGATCACTTATGTCGATGCACGCGAATTGGAAAAGAGACTCGAGGAGGGCCTGGGAGTGGAGGACTTGGAGATGTTAGAAGCTTAA
- the LOC117789714 gene encoding zinc finger FYVE domain-containing protein 26 homolog, which produces METMETLQEPQEELHQLIEVLSKEDEQIVRSFIKCLSGSGGQSHYERLQALLVASPYPTLQILQILHGQSKFHIGRIISAALRQMLDDDASASSPAPTRLLSVLSNFPQQILEAATMQQKLNERIEAVSWNYNEDLMLSLLSRRDCNLINTVFHTQKQEQQIQWRNLKEAQQLVLHLALHQRDHFVPRLCQQLKNFECIQDCTLRNNLLILRLANEFVMSTQTLDELAELGQALEAFNVAAVPAELQPVHQFFYCDFQRLCVLLKFLEKQQGGNACKTIKVDALLRAPGVLSLVHEYGIQCDSEQIVQLIEDTYKWQQQTPALKCVRTEEMEILSYYQALSHVLNVILEQHDSTIREQLLLLSTQLRQLRGLSTLCSVLMDIFQLVFLRWEQLQQSNQRVSDDDEEDDDDEQYVDDDATPPRTANAISKAQRRYGFICRAPVLYALFSYLKSFVTKKLHTQDFKCATEEQQRCFQRLVDAISEALWKFGVLQKIEQSLTKATPLRGCHLEPEQLLQLIQQHSHTREKASSDDESRERCYHASSLTRRKSRKQRRAASFSGPAATRAADGPTLEQCRARAHQFILNGESRQIEPQMAVSTTPPADRSIIPKMLSTPEQLAIMALALKNFNDVKYIIETFHLEDSQLNRELQFMEHQQLIKQKLSSIYANYEALDGDGNATTGSTTTTVEKIKSVAAKGFELSKIISVVDNFAQAQKLQHSAELRSLLQRHSTNAQYGFLQQFQERNLNALIICDLIVNLRFNREITCNLLLVIRRQQQQQQQPQQQLPSDGSSSASPREIGAMYLIQNLCECMRLLEAAGQKPALSELLHRHSYALKPSSLALQLQREVAFTTLYKKTSPDYAHSRELRTHASLFQQLKSRHNYYARFCGYVQQLARLLQLRDPNLEYHNTQLLRHDPYQVIGELIYECDITPLEIESNVTALHLNLVHVIALNICPQLTEGGAKQTPRSVQPQKQETIHNYIFQHNQLLAQLLQAVQLGDLAPIITEETTLNYAYLHQLMQLPEMSTLALMYDRNPVMAALHTYKLDSTTLERLELSKELQLNILLLGIGGQSEPTRQLKCRIDHLIIQLIEEDPRQIQLAAHLNDLGTRANLLQQHFTKIPSSQLAKDLIERTLQHREATRDIPSTLRGQLEHTLTDITIYAKVSALLQFESWPQAYDFGRQTPNVIFEQLLQGRHFELCYEWCRMVQLTDAAGQQRVCLLTLLDTLLELSDDDDLDVNLLHIAELFPSAVLVNFLDTHKDKMRSLALLQWLIDYLEHHARDPNPYRNYQLSLELMRQLPIGERHHFWALLRYPLLIVEQLVMNTRFELLTKLLEPVRAKLQQRMPLGPCAYCFEKRGHAYDVYSGTSNGKLRFQLGHSNTEAFILLNFNSYQQDHVISNDCFDLLLRIYASKALDYHIANVRRDASAEPGSLGTDVQNSLDSLCGAFKMPNEAPTREQWTPDEEASHCMCCRRSVFTMLMRRHHCRRCGRVVCYACSTQRMVIPELYGDVEVRVCNDCCIPAVAEQQLHINEAPTIPPRSHLSPSPCSAYKWRLSGIITHDKLLREEFCYEHAPSVALSLSILRHHLDQRQCVDLLLFHCRKLEKLIVPNPEVDYELVAKMMSCLALAAKVRGAPDEFETIREHSEIIMAVVQQGCESLIPAGPLNNHSLRQLADALVEAENWKLALEVHLKWGFATTGVMAAHGLACLRAGCYDAAREKFAHCMIRLSTEELNSSIYKDIFGKGSPVLASTNVTAVLKKRPQRGPALLQEILQLIAAMPRAPPQPETLQRASLIRNSNSSLASLFSRRREPYVVQTPLHEPAINVMNALANLKHIAKGQYGEQAVAIGAEDIRQARQSRDFEESLHYVLTYGSHTDILIFLMQRDEVRAALRYWLLQQLDTDLFIQHIFLVSLAAGRLPALIEELQQLDPDAQLNAWRVTLLQTCRFLEQHQQLNSLYQLQLLLKDPVRASMTCVKFYPLHCDNFQKLHANAQHLISAHMHLQGELDMTRWEYLQREQQTEGRRSSVVSNTNASTCITMQLDARALNGHINTIRRQKELAKFLAQCEREQPLVNGFPCTIQILKQIRLEAPRSTLPTLFDGVAEKIQLCILVLLCGKNIDEGFGLAYGIMQDYKLTFMKVFGATAKYLAKNQRLCEVDRLLDCIATNNGGSTASDSDELLSIAINSAVHSHEPEIKQALDKLVKRIGSIELRISSYIFIGQLKSAYLLANKHERLADIRKILRQAEITNQMHIKKLCEKKLNINSTAMSPTPL; this is translated from the exons ATGGAAACAATGGAGACACTGCAAGAGCCACAGGAAGAATTACACCAGCTAATCGAAGTACTCTCCAAAGAAGATGAGCAAATAGTCAGG TCCTTTATAAAATGTCTGAGTGGAAGCGGTGGTCAGTCCCACTATGAGCGTCTACAGGCCCTGCTGGTTGCCTCGCCCTATCCGACGCTGCAAATACTGCAGATCCTACATGGCCAGTCCAAATTCCATATAGGTCGCATTATTAGCGCAGCCCTCAGACAAATGCTCGACGATGACGCATCCGCGTCGTCACCAGCGCCGACCCGCCTTCTCAGCGTGCTGTCGAACTTTCCACAACAAATACTcgaagcagcaacaatgcaGCAAAAACTTAATGAGCGAATAGAGGCTGTTTCATGGAACTATAATGAGGATTTAATGCTATCTCTACTATCGCGCCGAGACTGCAACCTGATAAACACTGTGTTTCACACTCAAAAGCAGGAGCAGCAAATCCAGTGGCGCAATTTAAAGGAAGCACAACAGCTAGTGCTGCACCTGGCCCTCCATCAGCGGGATCACTTTGTGCCCAGGCTGTGTCAGCAGTTGAAGAACTTTGAATGCATTCAAGATTGCACACTGCGCAACAATTTACTGATACTGCGGCTAGCCAATGAATTCGTTATGAGCACCCAAACGCTGGACGAGCTGGCTGAACTCGGTCAGGCACTGGAGGCCTTCAATGTTGCCGCTGTGCCCGCCGAGCTGCAGCCAGTGCATCAGTTCTTTTACTGTGACTTTCAGCGTCTCTGTGTGCTGCTCAAGTTTCTGGAGAAACAGCAAGGTGGGAACGCTTGTAAGACCATCAAAGTGGATGCCCTTTTGCGTGCACCAGGTGTACTCTCTCTGGTACACGAATATGGCATACAATGCGATAGTGAGCAAATAGTTCAGCTCATTGAAGACACCTATAAATGGCAACAGCAGACGCCAGCTCTCAAGTGCGTTCGCACCGAAGAAATGGAAATATTGAGCTACTATCAAGCGCTTAGTCATGTTCTCAATGTGATATTGGAGCAGCACGATTCTACGATTAGGGAACAGCTCTTGTTGCTCTCCACACAGCTGCGTCAGCTTCGAGGACTCAGCACTCTCTGCTCCGTGCTGATGGACATCTTTCAATTGGTATTCCTGCGCTGggagcagctgcaacagtcAAATCAGCGTGtcagcgacgacgacgaggaggatgacgatgatgagcaGTATGTGGACGATGATGCGACGCCTCCACGCACAGCCAATGCCATCAGCAAGGCACAGAGACGTTATGGCTTCATTTGCCGAGCACCCGTTTTGTATGCTCTCTTTAGCTATCTGAAAAGCTTTGTTACCAAGAAGCTGCACACGCAGGACTTTAAATGCGCTACGGAGGAACAACAACGCTGCTTCCAGCGCCTGGTGGATGCCATCAGTGAGGCGCTATGGAAGTTCGGTGTCTTGCAGAAAATCGAGCAATCCCTAACAAAGGCAACACCACTGCGAGGTTGCCATTTGGAGCCGGAACAATTGCTCCAGCTGATTCAACAGCACAGCCACACACGGGAAAAGGCCTCCAGCGACGACGAGAGCCGTGAACGATGCTATCACGCCTCGAGTCTAACCCGACGCAAGTCACGCAAGCAACGGCGGGCGGCTAGCTTCAGTGGACCGGCAGCAACTAGAGCAGCGGATGGACCCACACTCGAGCAGTGTCGTGCCCGTGCCCATCAGTTCATACTGAACGGAGAATCCCGGCAAATTGAGCCACAGATGGCCGTGTCCACCACACCGCCAGCGGATCGCTCCATTATACCCAAAATGCTGAGCACGCCCGAGCAATTGGCAATCATGGCGTTGGCTCTCAAGAACTTCAATGATGTTAAGTATATCATAGAG ACCTTTCACTTGGAGGACAGTCAGTTGAATCGGGAGCTGCAGTTCATGGAGCATCAGCAGCTTATCAAACAAAAGTTGTCCAGCATCTATGCAAACTATGAGGCCTTGGATGGTGATGGCAATGCAACCACAGGCAGCACCACAACAACTGTGGAAAAGATCAAAAGCGTTGCTGCCAAAGGCTTTGAGTTATCCAAGATCATCAGCGTCGTGGACAACTTTGCACAGGCCCAAAAGCTGCAGCACAGTGCCGAGCTAAGGAGTCTTCTCCAACGGCACAGCACGAATGCCCAGTATGGATTCCTGCAGCAGTTCCAGGAGCGCAACTTGAATGCCCTGATTATATGTGATTTAATTGTGAATCTACGATTCAATCGAGAGATCACTTGCAATCTCTTGCTGGTCATAcgccgccagcagcagcagcaacaacaaccacagcagcaactaccCTCTGATGGTTCAAGTTCAGCAAGTCCACGTGAGATTGGCGCCATGTATCTGATACAAAATCTCTGCGAGTGTATGCGTCTCCTTGAGGCTGCTGGACAGAAACCAGCACTGAGCGAGCTGCTGCATCGACACAGTTATGCCCTGAAGCCGTCATCTCTGGCATTACAGCTGCAGCGGGAAGTTGCCTTCACGACGCTCTACAAGAAGACATCGCCGGATTATGCACATTCCAGGGAATTGCGCACACATGCTTCGCTTTTCCAGCAATTGAAATCGCGCCACAATTATTATGCCCGATTTTGTGGCTATGTGCAGCAGCTGGCACGTCTGCTTCAGCTGCGCGATCCCAATCTGGAGTACCACAACACACAGCTGTTGCGTCACGATCCCTACCAGGTGATTGGCGAGCTAATTTACGAATGCGATATCACACCCTTGGAGATTGAGAGCAATGTAACAGCTCTGCACCTGAATTTGGTGCATGTTAtagcattaaatatatgtcCACAGCTGACTGAAGGCGGCGCGAAACAGACGCCACGTTCAGTGCAGCCCCAGAAACAGGAGACGATACACAACTATATATTCCAGCACAATCAATTGCTGGCCCAATTACTGCAGGCAGTCCAATTGGGCGACCTTGCGCCGATCATTACAGAGGAGACGACCCTAAACTATGCTTACCTACACCAATTGATGCAGCTGCCCGAGATGTCAACTCTGGCGCTGATGTACGACCGGAATCCTGTGATGGCTGCTCTCCACACCTACAAACTGGACAGCACAACGCTGGAGCGTCTGGAGCTGAGCAAAGAGCTGCAATTGAACATTCTATTGCTGGGCATTGGTGGCCAGAGTG AACCAACTAGACAATTGAAGTGTCGCATTGATCACTTAATTATTCAACTGATAGAGGAGGATCCACGGCAAATACAACTGGCTGCCCATCTGAACGATTTGGGGACACGAGCGAATCTGCTGCAACAACACTTTACCAAGATCCCGAGCAGTCAACTGGCAAAGGATCTTATCGAACGCACGTTGCAGCATCGGGAGGCGACACGGGACATTCCGTCCACACTGCGAGGTCAACTGGAGCACACTCTGACGGACATAACGATATATGCAAAGGTCTCGGCGCTGCTCCAGTTCGAGAGTTGGCCACAGGCCTATGACTTTGGCCGGCAAACGCCGAATGTGATATTTGAACAGTTGCTGCAGGGACGTCATTTTGAATTGTGCTACGAATGGTGCCGCATGGTGCAGCTAACCGATGCAGCTGGACAGCAGCGGGTCTGCCTGCTCACCCTTTTGGATACACTGCTGGAGTTgagcgatgatgatgatttggATGTTAACCTGCTGCACATTGCGGAGTTATTTCCATCCGCTGTGTTGGTCAACTTTCTGGACACGCACAAGGACAAGATGCGTTCGCTGGCACTTTTGCAATGGCTGATTGACTACTTGGAGCATCATGCACGTGATCCCAATCCGTATCGCAATTACCAGCTGTCTTTAGAGCTGATGCGACAGTTGCCCATTGGTGAGCGTCATCATTTCTGGGCACTCCTGCGATATCCTTTGCTGATTGTGGAGCAGCTGGTAATGAACACACGCTTTGAGCTGCTCACCAAATTGCTGGAGCCGGTGCGAGCAAAGCTGCAGCAACGCATGCCCCTCGGACCGTGTGCCTACTGCTTCGAGAAGCGTGGCCACGCCTACGATGTCTACAGCGGCACCAGCAACGGCAAACTGCGCTTCCAGCTGGGTCACTCCAATACGGAGGCGTTTATTTTGCTCAACTTTAACTCGTATCAGCAGGATCATGTGATCAGCAACGACTGCTTCGATCTGCTGCTAAGAATCTATGCCAGCAAGGCGCTGGATTACCACATTGCCAATGTGCGTCGCGACGCCTCTGCGGAACCGGGTTCACTGGGTACAGATGTCCAGAACTCTTTGGACTCACTGTGCGGCGCCTTTAAGATGCCCAACGAGGCGCCAACACGGGAGCAGTGGACACCAGATGAGGAGGCCAGCCACTGCATGTGTTGTCGTCGTTCCGTTTTCACAATGCTGATGCGACGCCATCACTGCCGCCGTTGTGGTCGTGTCGTCTGCTATGCCTGCTCCACACAGCGCATGGTCATTCCAGAACTGTACGGCGATGTGGAGGTGCGCGTCTGCAATGATTGCTGCATTCCAGCTGTCgctgagcagcagctgcacatCAATGAAGCACCAACTATTCCACCTCGCAGCCACTTATCCCCGAGTCCTTGCTCAGCCTACAAGTGGCGTCTTAGCGGAATCATCACCCACGACAAGCTGCTTCGCGAGGAATTCTGTTATGAGCACGCACCGAGCGTTGCCCTCAGTCTGTCCATATTGCGGCATCATCTTGACCAGCGGCAGTGTGTCGACTTGTTGCTATTCCATTGTCGCAAGCTGGAGAAACTGATTGTGCCCAATCCGGAGGTGGACTACGAGCTGGTTGCCAAAATGATGAGCTGCCTTGCCTTGGCGGCAAAG GTGCGAGGTGCGCCCGACGAATTTGAAACAATACGTGAGCACTCGGAGATTATAATGGCCGTGGTGCAGCAGGGCTGTGAGTCCTTGATTCCAGCTGGACCCTTGAACAATCACAGTCTGCGGCAACTGGCGGATGCGTTGGTCGAGGCGGAGAACTGGAAACTGGCACTGGAGGTTCATTTAAAGTGGGGTTTTGCCACTACAGGAGTAATGGCGGCTCATGGCTTAGCCTGTCTACGCGCCGGATGCTACGATGCAG CACGTGAAAAGTTTGCGCATTGCATGATACGACTGTCCACTGAGGAGCTCAATAGTAGCATATACAAGGACATATTCGGCAAGGGATCGCCAGTGTTGGCTTCCACGAATGTTACGGCCGTGCTCAAAAAGCGTCCACAACGTGGACCTGCTCTGCTGCAGGAAATACTCCAGTTGATAGCTGCCATGCCACGGGCACCACCACAACCAGAGACGCTACAACGTGCCTCGCTCATACGCAACTCGAATAGCTCCTTGGCGTCCCTCTTCTCGCGTCGCCGAGAGCCGTATGTGGTGCAGACTCCACTGCACGAGCCGGCGATCAATGTGATGAATGCTCTGGCCAATCTGAAGCACATTGCCAAGGGTCAATATGGCGAACAAGCGGTGGCCATCGGAGCAGAGGACATTCGTCAGGCACGACAGTCCCGGGACTTTGAGGAATCTCTGCATTATGTACTCACCTATGGCAGCCACACAGACATTCTGATCTTTCTCATGCAGCGGGACGAGGTACGCGCAGCTCTGCGTTATTGGCTGCTCCAGCAGCTGGACACGGATCTATTCATACAGCACATATTCCTGGTGTCCCTGGCGGCGGGTCGTTTGCCGGCGTTGATTGAGGAACTGCAGCAATTGGATCCCGATGCACAGTTGAATGCGTGGCGAGTGACGCTTCTGCAAACCTGTCGATTTTTggagcagcatcaacagctcAATTCGCTGTATCAGCTGCAGCTACTGTTGAAAGATCCCGTACGAGCAAGCATGACTTGTGTCAAGTTTTATCCTCTGCATTGTGACAACTTTCAGAAGTTGCATGCGAATGCCCAGCACTTGATCTCTGCCCACATGCATCTGCAGGGTGAACTGGATATGACCAGATGGGAGTATTTGCAGCGGGAGCAGCAGACGGAAGGCAGGAGATCCAGTGTTGTGAGCAATACTAATGCCAGCACATGTATTACCATGCAACTGGATGCACGTGCTCTCAATGGTCATATCAATACGATACGACGCCAGAAGGAGCTGGCCAAGTTTCTGGCTCAGTGCGAACGGGAACAGCCTCTGGTTAATGGATTTCCCTGCAcgatacaaatattaaaacagaTCCGACTGGAGGCGCCTCGGAGCACATTACCCACATTGTTTGATGGCGTTGCAGAGAAGATTCAGCTATGCATTCTCGTACTGCTGTGTGGCAAGAATATAGACGAAGGCTTTGGCCTGGCATACGG CATCATGCAGGATTACAAACTAACGTTTATGAAGGTGTTTGGTGCCACAGCCAAGTATTTAGCTAAAAATCAACGTCTATGCGAGGTGGATCGCCTACTGGACTGCATTGCGACCAATAATGGTGGCAGTACGGCTTCGGATTCAGATGAGCTGCTCTCGATTGCCATCAATTCGGCAGTGCATAGCCATGAGCCGGAGATTAAGCAGGCATTGGACAAATTGGTTAAGCGCATTGGAAGCATAGAATTGCGCATATCGTCCTACATTTTTATTGGCCAACTGAAGTCGGCGTATTTGTTGGCCAACAAGCATGAGCGTCTGGCCGACATTCGAAAAATATTGAGACAGGCGGAGattacaaatcaaatgcaCATTAAGAAACTTTGCGAAAAGAAACTGAACATAAATTCAACTGCAATGTCGCCGACGCCACTGTGA
- the LOC117789716 gene encoding D-aminoacyl-tRNA deacylase isoform X1, translating into MRAVIQRVKAAKVMVLDELVSSVGPGLCVLVGIKTSDTITDVEYLVRKILALRLFEDEGKRWQKSVKDLQLEILCVSQFTLYHRLKGNKPDFSAAMKGEDANQLYNLFLDRLRQSYDDSKIKDGKFGAYMQVHIENDGPVTIELESPLPKHIEECVDK; encoded by the exons ATGCGTGCCGTAATTCAACGTGTTAAGGCCGCCAAGGTCATGG TGCTGGATGAACTTGTCTCCTCCGTTGGACCCGGCTTATGCGTGTTGGTGGGCATTAAGACCAGTGATACGATAACAGATGTGGAATATCT AGTGCGCAAGATTCTCGCTTTGCGCTTGTTCGAGGATGAAGGCAAACGGTGGCAAAAGTCTGTCAAGGATTTACAGCTGGAAATTCTGTGTGTGTCGCAGTTTACTTTGTATCATCGACTGAAAGGCAACAAGCCGGACTTTTCAGCGGCTATGAAGGGCGAGGATGCTAACCAGCTGTATAATCTCTTTCTGGATCGATTGCGTCAGTCATACGACGACAGCAAAATTAAAG ATGGCAAGTTTGGTGCCTATATGCAAGTTCATATAGAAAATGACGGACCTGTAACTATTGAATTGGAATCCCCACTGCCGAAGCACATCGAGGAATGTGTggacaaataa
- the LOC117789716 gene encoding D-aminoacyl-tRNA deacylase isoform X2, producing the protein MRAVIQRVKAAKVMVLDELVSSVGPGLCVLVGIKTSDTITDVEYL; encoded by the exons ATGCGTGCCGTAATTCAACGTGTTAAGGCCGCCAAGGTCATGG TGCTGGATGAACTTGTCTCCTCCGTTGGACCCGGCTTATGCGTGTTGGTGGGCATTAAGACCAGTGATACGATAACAGATGTGGAATATCTGTAG